Proteins from one Leptospira bourretii genomic window:
- a CDS encoding glutathione S-transferase N-terminal domain-containing protein: MIRLFQYDTCPYCRRVIHTTEALGLVPGKDIEFVEASYGTPGRAEVVRLGGISQVPFLVDGDVQMYESADIITYLRSKYS, translated from the coding sequence ATGATCCGCCTCTTCCAATATGATACTTGCCCTTATTGCAGACGAGTGATCCATACAACGGAAGCACTTGGTCTTGTACCTGGCAAAGACATTGAATTTGTGGAGGCATCGTACGGAACTCCTGGCCGAGCAGAAGTGGTTCGGCTTGGAGGAATTTCTCAAGTTCCTTTTCTCGTCGATGGCGATGTGCAAATGTATGAATCTGCAGACATCATCACTTACTTAAGATCAAAATACTCTTAA
- the grxD gene encoding Grx4 family monothiol glutaredoxin — protein sequence MEQELKDKIESLINSEKVFLFMKGTPEMPQCGFSAGVVSTLKQLGIPFGSFNVLSDMKIREGIKEFTNWPTIPQLYIKGEFVGGHDITVQMAQSGELTKKAG from the coding sequence ATGGAACAAGAGTTAAAGGACAAAATTGAATCCTTAATCAATTCAGAAAAAGTTTTTCTTTTTATGAAAGGAACACCGGAAATGCCACAATGCGGATTTTCAGCAGGAGTAGTTTCAACTCTCAAACAACTTGGAATTCCGTTTGGATCGTTTAATGTTCTTTCTGATATGAAAATCAGAGAAGGAATCAAAGAATTTACCAACTGGCCGACCATCCCTCAACTTTACATCAAAGGTGAATTTGTAGGTGGTCACGACATCACAGTGCAAATGGCTCAGTCTGGCGAGCTTACCAAAAAAGCAGGATAA
- the gshAB gene encoding bifunctional glutamate--cysteine ligase GshA/glutathione synthetase GshB, with protein sequence MAEGKPLPAGFEDLEISTQIIIRDALTRGIKIEMVDRKENFLRLVQGNHTEFVKEASKTRLDSLMTYLVMENKIASKLVLEESGIRVPVGRNYSNLESALEDYSFFLDKKKVIKPVTTNFGLGIGISEPGDSLEKFTSFVKIALGLSNSIIIEEFMEGPEYRFLVLGDEVMAVCNRVPANVMGDGKSSIRELIQKKNEDPRRGEGHKTALEKIQMSEVESLILKDQGLGFDSVPSLGEQIFLRKNSNISTGGDSLDVTDNVHPEFKSIAVSCAKAAGAVICGIDIISSSIESKPDPKTYAILEINFNPVLYIHEFPYSGKPRFVGDKILDLLGFQ encoded by the coding sequence GTGGCGGAGGGAAAACCATTACCAGCAGGCTTTGAAGATTTAGAAATTTCCACTCAGATCATCATTCGGGATGCCCTTACACGAGGGATTAAAATTGAGATGGTTGATCGCAAAGAAAATTTCCTACGTCTCGTCCAAGGAAATCACACGGAGTTCGTCAAAGAAGCGAGTAAAACGAGACTCGATAGTTTGATGACATACCTTGTCATGGAGAATAAAATTGCCTCCAAACTTGTGTTAGAGGAGAGTGGAATCCGTGTTCCTGTGGGTCGAAATTATTCAAATTTAGAATCTGCTTTGGAAGACTATTCTTTCTTTTTAGATAAAAAGAAAGTCATTAAACCTGTCACAACCAACTTTGGATTGGGAATTGGAATTTCGGAGCCAGGAGATAGTTTAGAAAAATTTACTTCCTTTGTGAAAATTGCTCTTGGACTTTCCAATTCTATCATCATAGAAGAATTTATGGAAGGTCCCGAATATCGATTTTTGGTGTTAGGTGATGAGGTGATGGCTGTTTGTAACCGAGTTCCTGCCAATGTCATGGGAGATGGAAAAAGTTCGATTCGGGAACTGATCCAAAAAAAGAATGAAGATCCTAGGCGGGGAGAAGGCCATAAAACCGCACTGGAAAAAATCCAGATGTCGGAAGTGGAATCACTAATCCTAAAAGACCAAGGCCTAGGTTTTGATTCGGTTCCCAGTTTAGGGGAACAAATTTTTCTCCGAAAAAATTCAAATATCTCTACCGGTGGGGATTCCCTCGATGTGACAGACAATGTACATCCAGAATTCAAATCCATTGCTGTATCTTGTGCCAAGGCCGCAGGGGCTGTGATATGTGGGATCGATATCATTTCCTCAAGTATTGAATCAAAACCAGATCCAAAGACTTATGCAATCTTAGAAATCAACTTCAATCCTGTTCTTTATATCCATGAGTTCCCCTACAGCGGCAAACCAAGGTTTGTTGGTGATAAAATATTGGATTTACTTGGTTTTCAATGA
- the gshA gene encoding glutamate--cysteine ligase, translating to MKSKLLTSNKKNSTRNLLSEEYRACLLSAKHGLERESVRVDGKSQISANPHPKSLGSSLTHPLIKTDFAEAQIEYATNVHKSIPDAIRELTELHAFTASRLDAEYLWPFSMPPVLPSENKIEVGNYGTSVEGRKKTIYRNGLGYRYGKKMQTISGVHYNISFDTCMLSVVSEKRFKKPLTPNTKSQIYFDTIRNFYRISPALLYLFGSSSLTDITFTEESKQIKKLDSKTLKSDFATTLRLSSIGYTSKVQGKYPISVNSLEEYASDMCQVVSKSYTPYKTFNGKPTNQLNDHILQLENEYYSLVRPKQVPKGDERVVDALVERGVEYLEIRLLDLDPFSAIGVEENRLYFLHMVLLYCMLNESPKADLVEMADWRKNQEVTTWFGRKEETKVKFMGEEMNLRDLTYQLFVEIQPIADLLDENDGSGPYSKAWENFWEKWNDPSQLGSTMSELDLKIHKSSFREFGLTLAKLHKEELLQYSLPPNVIKYYEDLSVQSIYEQQKIENLEGSHLKKNQKPIQIKPLKLCSGV from the coding sequence ATGAAATCAAAGTTATTAACATCGAACAAAAAAAATTCAACCCGTAATTTATTATCAGAAGAATACAGAGCCTGTTTACTAAGCGCCAAACATGGATTAGAGAGAGAAAGTGTTCGTGTGGACGGAAAATCTCAAATTTCCGCAAACCCACATCCGAAATCTTTGGGCTCCAGTTTAACCCACCCACTCATTAAAACCGATTTTGCCGAAGCTCAAATCGAATATGCAACAAATGTACATAAGTCTATTCCGGATGCAATACGAGAACTGACAGAATTACACGCTTTTACTGCCAGTCGATTGGATGCAGAATATTTATGGCCTTTTAGTATGCCCCCAGTTTTACCTTCTGAAAATAAAATCGAAGTGGGAAATTATGGAACCTCTGTAGAAGGTCGAAAAAAAACCATCTATCGAAATGGATTAGGGTATCGGTATGGCAAGAAGATGCAAACGATCTCAGGTGTGCATTACAATATTTCCTTCGACACTTGTATGTTGTCGGTAGTTTCTGAAAAACGTTTTAAAAAACCATTAACGCCAAATACGAAGTCACAAATATACTTTGATACCATTCGAAATTTTTATAGAATTTCACCTGCTTTATTGTATTTATTTGGGTCTTCTAGTTTAACGGATATTACTTTTACAGAAGAGTCAAAACAAATTAAAAAACTAGATTCTAAAACTTTAAAATCGGATTTTGCAACTACTCTTCGACTTTCTAGTATTGGTTATACAAGTAAAGTGCAAGGGAAATATCCTATTTCGGTAAATTCTCTGGAAGAGTATGCGTCTGATATGTGTCAGGTTGTTTCCAAATCATACACACCATACAAAACGTTCAATGGAAAACCAACCAATCAGTTGAATGACCATATCCTTCAATTGGAAAATGAATACTACTCTCTTGTCCGTCCGAAACAAGTGCCAAAAGGTGACGAACGAGTGGTGGATGCCCTTGTTGAACGGGGAGTGGAATACTTAGAAATTAGGCTTTTGGATTTGGATCCCTTTTCTGCCATCGGTGTGGAAGAAAATAGACTCTATTTCTTACATATGGTGCTGCTCTATTGTATGTTAAATGAATCACCTAAAGCAGATTTGGTGGAAATGGCAGACTGGAGAAAAAACCAAGAAGTAACCACATGGTTTGGTAGAAAGGAAGAAACAAAAGTTAAGTTTATGGGAGAGGAGATGAATCTCCGAGATTTAACCTACCAACTCTTTGTCGAAATTCAACCCATCGCTGACTTATTGGATGAAAATGATGGGAGTGGCCCTTACAGTAAAGCTTGGGAAAATTTTTGGGAGAAATGGAACGATCCAAGCCAATTAGGTTCCACAATGTCAGAACTTGATTTAAAAATTCATAAATCCAGTTTTCGTGAATTTGGCCTGACACTTGCAAAATTACATAAAGAAGAACTTTTACAATACTCACTACCACCAAACGTAATCAAGTATTATGAAGATTTGAGTGTACAATCCATTTACGAACAACAAAAGATTGAAAACCTAGAGGGCAGTCATTTAAAGAAAAATCAAAAACCGATTCAAATTAAACCTCTGAAACTTTGTAGTGGGGTTTGA